The following are from one region of the Georgenia sp. M64 genome:
- a CDS encoding helix-turn-helix domain-containing protein, with translation MTALALMPVQPDESDIHTAVEALPHIKSYLAEHADSTIRLVVADDPEEALVVPRGAVELLARVLAHMAMGQGVSVVPAHAELTTQQAADLLNVSRPFLIGLLDAGEIQYRKVGKHRRIKAQSVLAYMARDDQDRRAAADELTRLNQDMGLL, from the coding sequence ATGACCGCGTTGGCACTCATGCCCGTCCAGCCCGACGAGTCCGACATCCACACGGCCGTCGAGGCGCTGCCTCACATCAAGAGCTACCTGGCCGAACACGCCGACAGCACTATCCGGCTCGTCGTCGCTGACGATCCCGAGGAGGCGCTCGTCGTCCCGCGCGGTGCCGTGGAACTCCTCGCCCGGGTGCTCGCCCACATGGCTATGGGCCAAGGGGTGTCGGTCGTGCCCGCTCACGCCGAGCTGACCACCCAGCAGGCCGCAGACCTCCTCAACGTCAGCAGGCCGTTCCTCATTGGTCTGCTCGATGCTGGCGAGATCCAATACCGGAAAGTTGGCAAGCATCGCCGGATCAAGGCGCAGTCGGTGCTGGCCTACATGGCACGAGATGACCAGGACCGGCGTGCGGCTGCCGACGAGCTGACCCGGCTCAACCAAGACATGGGCCTACTCTGA
- a CDS encoding PIN domain-containing protein, translated as MSFVVLYDANVLYPSTLRDLLIRVAQAGLVQAKWTDQILDEVFDNLASNRPDLEPQRLARTRELMNLAVRDCLVKGYEPLIDAIDLPDPDDRHVLAAAIKARAQVIVTHNLKDFPSTVLEGWDMEAKAADDFILDQIDLNRDAVYGAVQRIADSRDNPPATFSDVLAMLERDGLVESVAALRP; from the coding sequence GTGTCGTTCGTCGTCCTCTATGACGCCAACGTGCTCTACCCGAGCACGCTTCGGGACCTGCTGATCCGCGTTGCCCAAGCCGGACTGGTGCAGGCGAAGTGGACCGATCAGATTCTCGATGAGGTCTTCGACAACCTCGCTTCCAACCGGCCTGACCTCGAACCACAGAGACTGGCACGCACCCGGGAGCTCATGAATCTCGCGGTCCGCGACTGCCTGGTGAAGGGCTATGAGCCTCTCATCGATGCCATCGACCTGCCGGACCCCGATGACCGCCACGTGCTCGCGGCGGCGATCAAGGCGCGCGCCCAGGTGATCGTCACCCACAACCTGAAAGACTTCCCGTCCACCGTGCTTGAGGGGTGGGACATGGAGGCGAAGGCGGCCGACGACTTCATCCTCGATCAGATCGACCTCAACCGCGACGCGGTTTACGGGGCCGTGCAGCGTATCGCCGACTCCCGTGACAACCCGCCGGCAACGTTCTCCGACGTCCTTGCGATGCTCGAACGTGACGGCCTCGTCGAGTCAGTTGCCGCTCTTCGCCCCTGA
- a CDS encoding helix-turn-helix transcriptional regulator, which translates to MDLAERISTLRRVNGLSARQLAALVDVAPTTVTRIESGVVSPSFDLAQELLAVLGEPIGFTGVADIAAIAAARSALDSSLAVTVTPEVEAWRLRWGRIGLVDEMGQVVAGKEADLLFRAGRAARLTRRPSAVDFKAGPSAYDVAEALGKAGIEHALTGDAGANLYRSSAGEAWPVLYVEDAARAAAAASLVPKGPGSFGMRVTLIPFDGVSELGRTVINDITVAARDQVILDAYGGIDRMAEQADILLGLELE; encoded by the coding sequence ATGGACCTTGCGGAGCGCATCTCGACGCTGCGCCGCGTGAACGGGCTCAGTGCCCGTCAGCTCGCGGCGCTCGTCGACGTCGCCCCAACGACGGTCACTCGGATCGAGTCCGGCGTAGTCAGCCCATCGTTCGATCTTGCACAGGAGCTCCTCGCCGTCCTGGGAGAGCCGATCGGCTTCACGGGCGTCGCCGACATTGCGGCGATTGCGGCAGCGCGGTCCGCTCTCGATTCCTCGCTCGCCGTCACGGTCACGCCGGAAGTCGAAGCATGGCGACTGCGTTGGGGGCGGATTGGACTCGTCGATGAGATGGGTCAGGTCGTTGCCGGCAAGGAGGCCGACCTGCTGTTCCGTGCCGGCCGGGCCGCCCGACTCACTCGCCGTCCCAGTGCCGTGGACTTCAAGGCCGGGCCCAGCGCGTATGACGTCGCCGAAGCACTCGGCAAGGCAGGCATCGAGCACGCATTGACAGGCGATGCTGGTGCGAACCTCTACCGCTCCAGTGCGGGAGAGGCCTGGCCGGTGCTCTACGTCGAGGACGCCGCACGCGCCGCCGCAGCGGCCAGCCTCGTGCCGAAGGGGCCGGGCTCCTTCGGGATGCGGGTCACCTTGATCCCGTTCGACGGCGTGAGCGAGCTTGGCCGGACGGTGATCAACGACATCACCGTCGCCGCACGTGATCAGGTGATCCTTGATGCCTACGGCGGCATCGACCGCATGGCCGAGCAGGCCGACATCCTCTTGGGGCTCGAGCTGGAGTGA
- a CDS encoding metalloregulator ArsR/SmtB family transcription factor: protein MTEARGAPAAGSGPGAAVALLQAVSDPVRWSVLDVLAGGPACVCTIQEQVPVAANLLSYHLRALREAGLVTASRRGRWVDYRLADDAAERMRRALPGAVAGTDAAHLGAGRRLEVSVP from the coding sequence GTGACTGAAGCGAGGGGCGCGCCGGCTGCCGGCAGCGGCCCCGGCGCGGCCGTCGCGCTCCTCCAGGCGGTGTCGGACCCGGTGCGCTGGTCGGTCCTGGACGTCCTCGCGGGCGGCCCGGCGTGCGTGTGCACCATCCAGGAGCAGGTTCCCGTCGCGGCCAACCTGCTCAGCTACCACCTCCGGGCGCTGCGCGAGGCCGGGCTGGTCACCGCGAGCCGCCGCGGCCGCTGGGTGGACTACCGCCTCGCCGACGACGCCGCCGAGCGGATGCGCCGCGCCCTGCCGGGCGCCGTGGCGGGCACCGACGCAGCCCACCTCGGGGCCGGCCGCCGGCTCGAGGTGAGCGTCCCGTGA
- a CDS encoding FAD-dependent oxidoreductase: MDLDGHTSLWLDRPDRPAFPPLPPGRSVDVLVVGGGLTGLTTALLLARAGADVAVVEARRLGVVTTGNSTGKVTLLQGTKLSRLARRHSTATIQAYVDANTEGQQWLLRYCADHDVAVERRAALTFAWGEEGRDAAAAEYDAAHNAGLAVQWVEEPDLPFATNGSVRLGDQAQLDTMDVVEALARDVERHGGEIFEGSRVTGVSSGSPCEVTVTTDDGDGGTREVRITAGRVVLATGTPILDRGGFFARLEPLRSYALALDVPGPLPEDMAISAEEPTRSLRTAPVTGGRKLVVGGQGHPVGRAVSPREHVLELTRWAAEHFPGARPTHVWSAQDYRSADLLPSVGPLLPGSDRVLVATGYDKWGLATAVAAGLAISGTILGGHLPWAHTVRTWRGAEIFGVDRAVRLNASVAARFTADWFSPRVHSSAVRPPEGQGRVELDGVRRVASSTVGGRTRRVSAVCTHRGGVVTWNDADCTWDCPLHGSRFDAAGRVLEGPATEPLPERSVVAGEQALPAGSGGPGVPGDR; encoded by the coding sequence ATGGACCTGGACGGGCACACCTCGCTCTGGCTCGACCGGCCGGACCGGCCGGCTTTCCCGCCGCTGCCGCCCGGCCGCAGCGTGGACGTGCTGGTCGTCGGCGGCGGGCTCACCGGCCTGACGACGGCTCTGCTGCTCGCCCGGGCGGGCGCCGACGTCGCCGTGGTCGAGGCGCGCCGGCTCGGCGTCGTCACGACCGGCAACAGCACCGGCAAGGTGACGCTCCTGCAGGGCACGAAGCTCTCGCGCCTCGCGCGACGGCACTCCACCGCCACGATCCAGGCCTACGTCGACGCCAACACGGAGGGCCAGCAGTGGCTGCTGCGCTACTGCGCGGACCACGACGTCGCCGTCGAGCGGCGCGCCGCCCTGACCTTCGCGTGGGGCGAGGAGGGGCGCGACGCCGCCGCCGCCGAGTACGACGCCGCGCACAACGCCGGTCTGGCGGTGCAGTGGGTGGAGGAGCCCGACCTGCCGTTCGCCACGAACGGGTCGGTCCGGCTGGGCGACCAGGCGCAGCTCGACACCATGGACGTCGTCGAGGCGCTCGCGCGTGACGTCGAGCGGCACGGCGGCGAGATCTTCGAGGGCTCGCGGGTGACGGGCGTCAGCAGCGGGTCACCCTGCGAGGTCACGGTCACCACCGACGACGGCGACGGCGGCACCCGGGAGGTGCGGATCACCGCGGGCCGGGTGGTCCTCGCCACCGGCACCCCGATCCTCGACCGCGGCGGCTTCTTCGCCCGCCTGGAGCCGCTGCGGTCCTACGCCCTGGCGCTGGACGTGCCCGGGCCGCTGCCCGAGGACATGGCCATCTCCGCCGAGGAGCCGACCCGGTCGCTGCGCACCGCGCCGGTCACGGGCGGCCGCAAGCTCGTCGTCGGCGGCCAGGGGCACCCGGTCGGGCGGGCCGTCTCACCCCGGGAGCACGTCCTGGAGCTCACCCGGTGGGCGGCGGAGCACTTCCCGGGGGCCCGGCCCACGCACGTGTGGTCGGCGCAGGACTACCGCAGCGCCGACCTCCTGCCCTCGGTCGGACCGCTCCTGCCCGGCTCCGACCGCGTGCTCGTCGCGACCGGTTACGACAAGTGGGGTCTGGCGACGGCGGTCGCCGCGGGGCTCGCGATCTCCGGCACGATCCTGGGCGGGCACCTGCCGTGGGCGCACACCGTGCGCACGTGGCGCGGGGCGGAGATCTTCGGCGTCGACCGGGCGGTCCGGCTCAACGCCTCGGTCGCGGCCCGGTTCACCGCGGACTGGTTCAGCCCGCGCGTGCACTCCTCGGCGGTGCGGCCACCGGAGGGGCAGGGCCGCGTCGAGCTCGACGGCGTGCGGCGGGTGGCCTCGAGCACGGTCGGGGGGCGCACGCGCCGGGTGTCGGCGGTGTGCACGCACCGCGGCGGCGTGGTGACGTGGAACGATGCCGACTGCACCTGGGACTGCCCGCTGCACGGCTCGCGGTTCGACGCGGCCGGTCGGGTCCTCGAGGGTCCGGCCACCGAGCCGCTGCCCGAGCGCAGCGTCGTCGCGGGGGAACAGGCCCTGCCGGCCGGTTCGGGCGGACCCGGCGTGCCCGGCGACCGCTGA
- a CDS encoding DUF6326 family protein: MTIPTTTPNLLDNPPVPLQAKLAAAWTSLMFFVIYIDYFHLYQPGAIDQIRGGGIYEFDITPTLMTIFVVVIGIPALMVMLSMALPARVNRATNLVVASLYIPVMVFNAAGASGDWAFYYGFHIGIEVLILAFILRSAWAWPRRAASPAATAASVYEEPLQTQHHA; encoded by the coding sequence ATGACCATCCCAACGACGACCCCGAACCTGCTCGACAACCCGCCGGTCCCCTTGCAGGCCAAGCTCGCGGCGGCCTGGACCAGCCTGATGTTCTTCGTCATCTACATCGACTACTTCCACCTCTACCAGCCCGGCGCCATCGACCAGATCCGGGGTGGCGGCATCTACGAGTTCGACATCACCCCGACGTTGATGACCATCTTCGTCGTGGTCATCGGGATCCCGGCCCTGATGGTGATGCTCTCCATGGCGCTGCCCGCCCGGGTGAACCGCGCCACGAACCTCGTCGTGGCATCGCTCTACATCCCCGTCATGGTGTTCAACGCGGCAGGGGCGTCCGGGGACTGGGCCTTCTACTACGGCTTCCACATCGGCATCGAGGTGCTGATCCTGGCCTTCATCCTTCGCTCCGCCTGGGCCTGGCCCCGCCGCGCCGCATCGCCGGCGGCCACGGCAGCCAGCGTGTACGAGGAGCCTCTTCAGACGCAGCATCACGCGTGA
- a CDS encoding helix-turn-helix domain-containing protein, with protein MNSHPNDVPFHERHDDELLTLEDVAQILRTSPNTVRWWRQIGTGPEFFKIGRRLYTSVADLRRFIREQRLAARPVLARPKAV; from the coding sequence ATGAACAGTCACCCCAACGACGTCCCCTTTCACGAGCGCCACGACGACGAGCTGCTCACGCTCGAGGACGTCGCCCAGATCCTGAGGACCTCACCGAACACCGTCCGCTGGTGGCGTCAGATCGGGACTGGTCCGGAGTTCTTCAAGATCGGACGGCGGCTCTACACGAGCGTCGCAGACCTGCGTCGCTTCATCCGCGAACAACGCCTTGCCGCCCGGCCTGTCCTCGCCCGGCCCAAGGCGGTGTGA
- a CDS encoding TetR/AcrR family transcriptional regulator produces the protein MPARGQRQVASDAGLSKQRVVVEAVRLADREGVDGLSMRRLAGALGAGAMSLYHYVANKEELLDAMIDVVFAEIELPPEEPDWQSAMRRRAVSARRVLARHPWAIGLLESRTSPGPANLRHHEAVTACLRRAGFPVLMATHANWLLDSYVYGFALQAASLPFDTPDEFADAAEDVYLPQLPPDEFPYLNESAAALVAAGYDPEEEFMFGLDLVLAALEPLRTSA, from the coding sequence GTGCCGGCGAGGGGACAACGCCAGGTCGCGTCGGACGCGGGGCTGAGTAAGCAGCGGGTGGTGGTCGAGGCGGTCCGGCTCGCCGACCGCGAGGGGGTCGACGGGCTGAGCATGCGCCGGCTGGCCGGCGCGCTCGGTGCGGGCGCGATGTCGCTCTACCACTACGTGGCGAACAAGGAGGAGCTGCTGGACGCCATGATCGACGTGGTGTTCGCGGAGATCGAGCTCCCGCCGGAGGAGCCCGACTGGCAGTCGGCGATGCGACGGCGGGCGGTCTCCGCCCGACGGGTTCTCGCACGCCACCCGTGGGCGATCGGCCTGCTGGAGTCGCGGACGTCGCCGGGGCCCGCAAACCTCCGCCACCACGAGGCGGTCACCGCATGCCTTCGGAGGGCCGGCTTCCCGGTGCTGATGGCGACGCACGCCAACTGGTTGCTCGACAGCTATGTCTACGGGTTCGCCCTGCAGGCGGCCAGCCTGCCTTTCGACACCCCCGATGAGTTCGCGGACGCGGCCGAGGACGTCTACCTGCCCCAGCTCCCCCCTGACGAGTTCCCCTACCTCAACGAGTCCGCCGCGGCGCTCGTCGCTGCCGGCTACGACCCAGAGGAGGAATTCATGTTCGGCCTCGACCTCGTCCTGGCCGCCCTCGAGCCCCTGAGAACCTCCGCATAG
- a CDS encoding NAD(P)-dependent alcohol dehydrogenase: protein MRAVVQYRYGPPSVLESGEVGRPLPGRGDVLVQVGAASVHPGDYFVMTGEPYVVRLVFGLRRPRHGIPGMDVAGVVAAVGKDVTAPRPGEEVFGWSAAGALAEYACVPADHLVPVPANLSVVAAAAVPTSAMTALQALRDIANVRPGQTVLVTGASGGVGSFAVQIAKAFGAEVTGVCSTRNVDLVRSLGADHVVDYTRTDFTSTGKRYDVILDNVEAQPLAGVRRALSPTGTLIPNSGRGGRWLGPIGRIVKARVLSGFTRQQLRPFTSIGKRQDLLTLADLLATGQVTPVIDRTYPLDGAADALRHVGAGHTRGKVVVTV, encoded by the coding sequence ATGCGGGCAGTCGTCCAGTACCGCTACGGCCCGCCCTCGGTGCTCGAGTCCGGCGAGGTCGGGCGACCGCTGCCCGGTCGAGGTGATGTGCTCGTCCAGGTGGGTGCGGCCTCGGTACATCCCGGCGACTACTTCGTCATGACCGGGGAGCCGTACGTGGTGCGTCTGGTGTTCGGGCTCCGCCGGCCGCGCCACGGCATCCCTGGCATGGACGTCGCCGGCGTGGTGGCAGCGGTCGGGAAGGATGTCACCGCTCCGCGCCCCGGCGAGGAGGTGTTCGGCTGGAGCGCCGCTGGAGCGCTCGCGGAGTACGCCTGCGTCCCGGCGGACCACCTCGTGCCCGTGCCTGCCAACCTGTCGGTCGTGGCCGCAGCAGCGGTCCCCACGTCGGCGATGACGGCGCTGCAGGCACTGCGCGACATCGCGAACGTCCGGCCGGGCCAGACGGTGCTGGTCACGGGCGCGTCGGGCGGCGTGGGCTCCTTCGCCGTACAGATCGCCAAGGCGTTCGGCGCCGAGGTGACCGGTGTGTGCAGCACCCGCAACGTCGACCTGGTCCGGTCGCTCGGCGCCGACCACGTCGTCGACTACACGAGGACCGACTTCACCAGCACCGGGAAGCGCTACGACGTCATCCTCGACAACGTGGAAGCCCAGCCTCTGGCGGGTGTCCGCCGAGCGCTGTCGCCCACCGGCACCCTCATCCCCAACAGCGGACGCGGTGGCCGCTGGCTCGGCCCCATCGGTCGGATCGTCAAGGCGCGCGTGCTGTCCGGCTTCACCCGACAGCAGCTGAGGCCCTTCACGTCGATCGGGAAGCGTCAGGACCTGCTCACCCTGGCCGACCTCCTCGCGACCGGGCAGGTCACGCCCGTCATCGACCGCACCTACCCCCTCGACGGGGCAGCCGACGCCCTCCGCCACGTCGGGGCCGGCCACACCCGAGGGAAGGTCGTCGTCACCGTCTGA
- a CDS encoding EamA family transporter, which translates to MSTVRTALLTALAPAVWGTTYAVTTQWLPEDRPLLAAMLRALPAGLVLLAVGHRLPRGSWWWRAAVLGTLNIGAFFALLFVSAYRLPGGVAATLGAVQPLVVAGLAAALLAERVRLRTALAGLAGVTGIALLVLRADARLDGAGLAAGLAGTVCVALGMVLTRRWGRPVPLLTFTGWQLAAGGLVLVPVVLAVEGLPAGLTAQNVGGFAYLGVVGTAAAYALWFRGLERLPVAAVSFLGLLSPVVATVVGWIALGEGLTAGQLAGMVLALAGLAVGATTPRTPVAPDAVTDLVPDLRRDPLPAPTASSVVRPVGAAC; encoded by the coding sequence GTGTCCACCGTTCGCACCGCCCTCCTCACCGCCCTGGCGCCGGCCGTCTGGGGGACGACCTATGCGGTGACCACCCAGTGGCTGCCCGAGGACCGACCACTCCTGGCCGCGATGCTGCGGGCGCTGCCCGCGGGGCTCGTCCTCCTCGCCGTCGGGCACCGGCTCCCGCGCGGGTCGTGGTGGTGGCGCGCGGCCGTGCTCGGCACGCTCAACATCGGGGCGTTCTTCGCGCTCCTCTTCGTCTCCGCCTACCGACTGCCGGGCGGGGTGGCCGCCACCCTCGGCGCCGTCCAGCCGCTGGTGGTGGCGGGGCTCGCCGCCGCCCTTCTCGCCGAGCGGGTGCGCCTGCGCACCGCCCTGGCCGGACTGGCCGGCGTGACGGGCATCGCCCTGCTCGTGCTGCGTGCCGACGCGCGCCTCGATGGCGCGGGACTCGCGGCCGGTCTCGCCGGCACGGTCTGCGTGGCGCTGGGCATGGTGCTCACCCGCCGGTGGGGCCGGCCCGTCCCGCTGCTGACCTTCACGGGGTGGCAGCTCGCCGCGGGCGGTCTCGTCCTCGTGCCGGTGGTGCTCGCGGTGGAGGGCCTCCCCGCGGGCCTCACGGCCCAGAACGTCGGTGGTTTCGCCTACCTCGGGGTGGTCGGCACGGCCGCGGCGTACGCACTGTGGTTCCGCGGGCTCGAGCGGCTCCCGGTCGCCGCGGTGTCCTTCCTCGGGCTCCTCAGCCCGGTCGTCGCGACGGTCGTCGGCTGGATCGCCCTGGGTGAGGGGCTCACGGCCGGCCAGCTCGCCGGGATGGTGCTCGCCCTCGCCGGCCTGGCGGTCGGCGCGACGACGCCCAGGACACCGGTGGCGCCGGACGCGGTCACCGACCTGGTCCCCGACCTGCGCCGCGACCCGCTGCCGGCGCCGACGGCGTCGTCCGTCGTACGCCCGGTCGGCGCAGCCTGCTGA
- a CDS encoding permease, translated as MSAPTTGTTGTTGRGTRRLAGLLAVAALAWTGLYALNEVLWDAGFAALGLDLGARVWGSLHFFLYDVSKILLLLVGMIFAIGMLRTTLRPERVREFLQGRSLAVALLLAALLGAVTPFCSCSSIPLFIGFVGAGVPLGVTFAFLVASPLVNEVAVVMLADTFGAALTATYVAAGLTIAVVVGWVFSHLHLERWVEDFVFTTPTATLLRSGRRPTLRDRVDAALEETRDILGRVWKWVILGVAVGAGIHGWVPADFFATYAGEDNPFAVVVATVLGIPLYSNAAGVIPIAEALWTKGMATGTVMAFMMGSVALSLPEAVLLRRVLKPPLLGIFFGTVAVAIMAVGFLVNAVF; from the coding sequence GTGAGCGCGCCGACCACCGGGACCACCGGGACCACCGGCCGGGGCACGAGGCGGCTCGCGGGCCTCCTGGCCGTCGCGGCGCTGGCCTGGACGGGCCTCTACGCCCTCAACGAGGTCCTCTGGGACGCCGGCTTCGCGGCGCTCGGCCTGGACCTCGGCGCCCGGGTGTGGGGGTCGCTGCACTTCTTCCTCTACGACGTCAGCAAGATCCTCCTGCTGCTCGTGGGGATGATCTTCGCCATCGGCATGCTGCGCACCACCCTGCGGCCCGAGCGGGTGCGCGAGTTCCTCCAGGGTCGCTCGCTCGCGGTCGCGCTCCTGCTGGCCGCCCTGCTCGGCGCGGTCACCCCGTTCTGCTCCTGCAGCTCGATCCCGCTGTTCATCGGTTTCGTCGGCGCCGGGGTCCCGCTCGGGGTCACCTTCGCCTTCCTCGTGGCCTCGCCGCTGGTCAACGAGGTCGCGGTGGTCATGCTCGCCGACACCTTCGGCGCCGCACTCACCGCCACGTACGTCGCCGCCGGCCTCACGATCGCCGTCGTCGTGGGGTGGGTCTTCTCCCACCTGCACCTCGAGCGGTGGGTCGAGGACTTCGTGTTCACCACCCCCACCGCGACGCTCCTGCGCAGCGGCCGGCGCCCGACCCTGCGCGACCGGGTCGACGCCGCACTGGAGGAGACCCGCGACATCCTCGGGCGGGTGTGGAAGTGGGTCATCCTCGGCGTGGCCGTCGGCGCGGGCATCCACGGCTGGGTCCCGGCGGACTTCTTCGCCACCTACGCGGGCGAGGACAACCCGTTCGCCGTCGTCGTCGCCACCGTCCTGGGCATCCCGTTGTACTCCAACGCCGCCGGGGTCATCCCCATCGCGGAGGCGCTGTGGACCAAGGGCATGGCCACCGGCACCGTCATGGCCTTCATGATGGGCAGCGTCGCGCTCTCGCTGCCCGAGGCCGTGCTGCTGCGCCGCGTCCTCAAGCCACCCCTGCTCGGCATCTTCTTCGGCACGGTCGCCGTCGCGATCATGGCCGTCGGCTTCCTCGTCAACGCGGTCTTCTGA
- a CDS encoding thioredoxin family protein yields MQIKILGPGCKNCVTLERVTRDAVTELGIDAQITKVTDYADIAAYGILATPGLVVDEQVVLSGRVPTKGHVKELLTPLAG; encoded by the coding sequence ATGCAGATCAAGATCCTCGGCCCCGGCTGCAAGAACTGCGTCACGCTTGAGCGCGTCACGCGCGACGCCGTCACCGAGCTCGGCATCGACGCGCAGATCACCAAGGTCACCGACTACGCCGACATCGCCGCCTACGGGATCCTCGCCACCCCGGGCCTCGTCGTCGACGAGCAGGTCGTGCTCTCCGGGCGCGTCCCGACCAAGGGGCACGTCAAGGAGCTCCTCACCCCGCTGGCGGGCTGA
- a CDS encoding alkene reductase: MTESQTTPSGAVVAEVDLFAPLTLGRLTLPNRVVMAPLTRRRATAAGVPTAAMARYYADRASTGLIVAEGTYPSERGKTYLGQPGIATEEQAAGWRAVTDAVHERGGRIVLQVMHGGRVVHLPDAAERDVVAPSPIAVEGELRLPGQAPRPFVTPRELRTEEMPEVVEELVAASRRAIDAGFDGVELHGANGYLLNQFLAPGTNRRTDAYGGSPENRARLVVEVVRAVADAVGADRTGLRISPRQARSGLDETHAPEILETYGALVDQVADLGMAYLSVLSDHPGCDLVQELRRRFGGPLLVNNGFEVVTTREIAAALLADDLGDAVVVGRAALANPDLVRRWREGHPLTSPDQESFYTGGERGYNDYPFLD; encoded by the coding sequence ATGACCGAATCCCAGACAACACCGTCCGGTGCCGTCGTCGCCGAGGTGGACCTCTTCGCCCCGCTGACCCTGGGCCGCCTCACCCTCCCCAACCGGGTCGTCATGGCCCCGCTCACCCGGCGCCGCGCCACCGCCGCGGGTGTCCCCACGGCCGCCATGGCCCGCTACTACGCCGACCGCGCATCGACGGGCCTCATCGTCGCCGAGGGCACCTACCCGAGCGAGCGCGGGAAGACCTACCTGGGTCAGCCGGGCATCGCCACCGAGGAGCAGGCTGCCGGCTGGCGCGCGGTCACCGACGCCGTGCACGAGCGGGGCGGGCGGATCGTCCTGCAGGTCATGCACGGCGGCCGGGTGGTCCACCTGCCCGACGCCGCCGAGCGTGACGTCGTCGCGCCGAGCCCGATCGCCGTCGAGGGGGAGCTGCGCCTCCCCGGGCAGGCGCCGCGGCCCTTCGTCACCCCGCGCGAGCTGCGGACCGAGGAGATGCCCGAGGTGGTCGAGGAGCTCGTCGCCGCCTCCCGGCGCGCGATCGACGCCGGGTTCGACGGCGTCGAGCTGCACGGGGCGAACGGCTACCTCCTCAACCAGTTCCTCGCCCCGGGCACGAACCGGCGCACCGACGCCTACGGCGGCAGCCCGGAGAACCGGGCCCGCCTCGTCGTCGAGGTCGTGCGCGCCGTCGCCGACGCCGTCGGGGCCGACCGCACCGGCCTGCGCATCTCCCCGCGGCAGGCTCGCTCGGGACTGGACGAGACCCACGCGCCGGAGATCCTCGAGACCTACGGCGCCCTCGTGGACCAGGTGGCCGACCTCGGCATGGCGTACCTCAGCGTCCTGAGCGACCACCCGGGCTGCGACCTCGTGCAGGAGCTGCGCCGCCGCTTCGGCGGACCGCTGCTGGTCAACAACGGCTTCGAGGTCGTCACCACCCGGGAGATCGCCGCGGCCCTGCTCGCCGACGACCTCGGCGACGCCGTCGTCGTGGGCCGGGCGGCGCTGGCCAACCCCGACCTCGTGCGTCGCTGGCGCGAGGGGCACCCGCTCACCTCCCCCGACCAGGAGAGCTTCTACACCGGCGGCGAGCGGGGCTACAACGACTACCCGTTCCTGGACTGA
- a CDS encoding MarR family transcriptional regulator: MAGDGVDRILEQWARERPELDTEAMGIFGRIYRIARASGDAMEATYGRFGITRADFDVLATLRRSGEPFALTPSALTGALMLTSGGITGRVDRLERAGLVARSPSPTDRRALLVTLTPAGQEIVDKAVVAGLETQRSLLAALPPARRRELDGLLRDLLAATG; encoded by the coding sequence ATGGCGGGCGACGGGGTGGACCGGATACTCGAGCAGTGGGCACGGGAACGGCCTGAGCTCGACACCGAGGCGATGGGGATCTTCGGCCGCATCTACCGGATCGCTCGTGCGTCCGGTGACGCGATGGAGGCGACGTACGGGCGCTTCGGGATCACCCGGGCCGACTTCGACGTCCTCGCCACCCTGCGCCGGTCCGGCGAGCCGTTCGCGCTGACCCCGTCGGCCCTCACCGGTGCGCTCATGCTCACCTCCGGTGGCATCACCGGCCGGGTGGACCGGCTCGAGCGGGCCGGGCTGGTGGCCCGCTCCCCCTCCCCCACGGACCGCCGCGCCCTGCTGGTCACCCTCACACCGGCCGGCCAGGAGATCGTCGACAAGGCGGTCGTGGCGGGGCTGGAGACCCAGCGGTCGCTGCTCGCCGCCCTGCCCCCCGCGCGCCGCCGCGAGCTCGACGGGCTGCTGCGCGACCTCCTCGCCGCGACGGGCTGA